The Anas acuta chromosome 2, bAnaAcu1.1, whole genome shotgun sequence genome contains a region encoding:
- the POMGNT2 gene encoding protein O-linked-mannose beta-1,4-N-acetylglucosaminyltransferase 2, which yields MNIAAVFNALLVSVLAALLWKYIKLREHAFLVEEELVLTRQSQELSQVQIDYQAALQALLEDGTRMVCTGRMHTDRLCRFQSLCYSTEAEEFIYFHSNASVMLPNLGSRRFQPALLDLSSVEDHNTQYFNFVELPAAALKFMPKPVFVPDVALIANRFNPDNLMHVFHDDLLPIYYTMQQFSDLGAEARLFFMEGWSEGAHFDLYKLLSNKQPLLREQLKTLGRLLCFTKSYVGLSKITTWYQYGFVQPQGPKANILVSGNEIRQFTKFLMQKLNVSLEESSGEEYIVVFSRTINRLILNEAELILALAQEFQMKTITVSLEEHSFSDIVRLISNASMLVSMHGAQLVTSLFLPRGAVVVELFPYAINPEHYTPYKTLATLPGMDLQYVAWQNTAREDTVTYPDRPWDQGGIAHLDKAEQERIMRSTEVPRHLCCRNPEWLFRAYQDTKVDIPALLQVIRQAVKSKPGPKKQKWAGGLYPGKVRDAKCQASVQGTSEAKLSVSWQIPWNLKYLKVREVKYEVWIQEQGENTYMPYILSHQNHTFSENIKPFTIYLVWIRCIFNKNLLGPFADVLLCST from the coding sequence ATGAACATAGCGGCGGTGTTTAACGCCCTGCTCGTGTCTGTCCTCGCTGCCCTGCTCTGGAAGTACATCAAGCTGCGAGAGCATGCCTTCCTGGTCGAGGAGGAGCTGGTCCTCACGCGCCAGTCCCAGGAGCTCTCTCAGGTGCAGATCGACTACCAGGCGGCTCTCCAGGCGCTGCTGGAGGACGGGACCAGGATGGTGTGCACGGGCAGGATGCACACCGACCGCCTCTGCCGCTTCCAGTCCCTCTGCTACTCCACCGAGGCTGAGGAGTTCATCTACTTCCACAGCAACGCCTCGGTCATGCTGCCCAACCTGGGCTCCCGGCGCTTCCAGCCCGCTCTGCTCGACCTCTCCTCGGTGGAAGACCACAACACGCAGTACTTCAACTTCGTGGAGCTGCCTGCCGCCGCTCTGAAGTTTATGCCGAAGCCGGTCTTCGTGCCCGACGTGGCGCTGATCGCCAACAGGTTCAACCCCGACAACCTGATGCACGTCTTCCACGACGACCTCCTCCCCATCTATTACACCATGCAGCAGTTCAGTGACCTGGGCGCGGAGGCGCGGCTCTTCTTCATGGAAGGGTGGAGCGAAGGCGCTCACTTTGACCTCTACAAGTTGCTGAGTAACAAGCAGCCGCTCCTCAGGGAGCAGCTGAAAACCTTGGGCAGGCTCCTCTGCTTTACCAAATCCTACGTGGGGCTGTCCAAAATCACCACCTGGTACCAGTACGGCTTTGTCCAGCCGCAGGGGCCGAAGGCCAACATCTTGGTTTCTGGCAACGAGATCAGGCAGTTCACCAAATTCCTGATGCAGAAGCTGAAcgtcagcctggaggagagctCCGGCGAGGAGTACATCGTGGTGTTCAGCCGAACGATCAACAGGCTGATCCTCAACGAGGCGGAACTAATCCTGGCGCTGGCCCAGGAGTTTCAGATGAAAACCATCACCGTCTCTCTGGAGGAGCATTCGTTCTCTGACATCGTCCGGCTGATCAGCAACGCCTCCATGCTGGTCAGCATGCACGGGGCCCAGCTCGTCACCTCGCTCTTCCTGCCCAGAGGGGCCGTGGTGGTGGAGCTCTTCCCTTACGCTATCAACCCCGAACACTACACCCCGTACAAAACCCTGGCGACCCTTCCCGGCATGGACCTGCAGTACGTGGCCTGGCAGAACACCGCCAGGGAAGACACCGTCACCTACCCCGACAGGCCTTGGGACCAGGGGGGGATTGCTCACCTGGACAAAGCTGAGCAGGAGCGCATCATGAGGAGCACCGAGGTGCCGCGGCACCTCTGCTGCCGCAACCCCGAGTGGCTGTTCCGTGCCTACCAGGACACGAAGGTGGAcatccctgccctcctccaggTCATCAGGCAGGCTGTGAAGTCTAAGCCCGGGCCCAAGAAGCAGAAGTGGGCTGGGGGCCTCTACCCCGGCAAGGTGAGGGATGCCAAGTGTCAAGCCTCCGTCCAGGGCACGAGTGAAGCCAAGCTTTCCGTGTCCTGGCAGATCCCCTGGAACCTCAAGTATCTGAAGGTCAGAGAAGTGAAATACGAAGTGTGGATACAAGAGCAAGGGGAAAACACTTACATGCCTTATATATTGTCCCATCAGAATCACACCTTCTCAGAAAACATTAAGCCCTTCACCATATACCTGGTGTGGATACGCTGCATCTTCAACAAAAATCTCCTGGGACCTTTTGCAGATGTGCTCTTGTGTAGTACATAA